From Acidobacteriota bacterium:
AACATCGCCGTCAAGGCGCTGATCTACCTGGCCGGCGCCCAGGCCGCCGGCCTGGTGGTGGGCGCCCGCGTGCCCATCGTGCTGCTGAGCCGCAGCGACGACGCCGGAACCAAGCTCCGCTCCATCGCGCTCGGGGCGATCTGGGGCTGACGCACGGCCACCGCGCGTACCCGATTATCCGAATCGAGAGGATCACCGATGAAAATTCTGACCATCAATCCCGGTGGCGTATCCACCAAGGTCGCCCTCTATGAGGGGCGCACCCTGCTCTGGACGGAAGACATCCAGCACGCCGAGGCGGAGCTGAAGGGTTTTACCTCCGTGCTCGGCCAGTTCGAGTTCCGGCTCGGCGTGGTCCGGGCCAAACTGGCGGAGAAAGGCGTCGAACCGGGCCAGCTGGCGGCGTGCGTCGGCCGCGGCGGACTGTTCAAGCCGCTGCACGCCGGCACCTACCGCGTTGACGCCGCCATGCTTGATGACATTCGGCAAGGGCGCACGAAGGCCGATCATCCGTCGAACCTGGGCGCGCTGCTGGCCGAGGCGATCGCCTCGCCGTCGGGGATTCCGGCGTTCATCGTCGATCCCGTGTCGGTGGACGAGTTCGACCACGAAGCGCGGCTGACGGGTCTGCCCGGTCTGGAACGGCGCTCCCTCGTCCATGCCCTGAACGTGCGCGCCACCGCCTTTAAGGCCGCCGAGAAGCTGGGCCGCCGGCTGGCTGATCTGAACCTCGTGGTCGCCCATCTCGGCTCGGGCTTCAGCATCTGCCCCATCCGCGCCGGGCGGATCATCGACGTGAACAATGCCAACGACGGTGGTCCGTTCTCGCCACAGCGCACCGGCACGCTGCCGGTGACTCAACTGGTGGAGCTGGCCTACTCCGGCAAGTACCCCACGGCCAAGGCTCTGAACGACGCCCTGACCAAGAAGAGCGGCCTGCTGGCCCACCTGGGCACCCATGACCTGCGCGAAGTGGAGCGCCGGATCGACGCCGGCGACGCAACCGCCGAGCGGGTGCTGAGAGCCATGACTTATCAAATCGTGAAGGAAGTGGGCGCCATGAGCGCGGCGCTGGACGGCCACGTGGATGCCATTCTGGTCACCGGCGGCCTGGCTCATTCCAAGCGCCTGTCGGGCGAGCTGCAGCGGCGCCTGGAATGGATCGCCCCGGTGGAGGTGTTCGCCGGCGAGAACGAACTGGAATCGCTGGCCATGGGCGCCTGGCGGGTGTTGAGCGGTCAGGAGCAGCCGTCCGTTTACTAAAGCCTCAGTCCGCCGAAACAGCAACCGGCCGGAGCGTGGCTCCGGCCGGTTTGGTTTTTGCGGATCGCTAATCCGCGGTGCCGCTGCGGCTGGTCAGTTGATTTCCGAATACTCGGCATCGACCACATCATCGCGGCCGTTCTTGCCGTCGGTAGGGCCCGCCTGCGGCCCGGCCGACGGACCCCCGCCGGGACCGGCTCCGGGGCCAGCGCCGGAGCCGGGACTGCCCGCGGGTCCCGCGCCCGCCGAGGCCTGTTGATAGAGTTGCGTGGCGATTTGCTGCGTCAGGCTGTTGAGCCGGTCGCGCAGCGGCTCCAGACCCGCCGGATCCTGGCTACCCAGTTTGTCGCGGGACTCCTTCACCAGCTCCTGAGCCTGGCTGACCAGGGTGCCGTCGATCTTGGCGCTGTTTTCCCGGACCAGCTTGTCGAGGCTGTAGGTCAGACTGTCCACCTGGTTGCGGAGTTCGGCCTGCTCCCGGCGGCGCTTGTCGTCCGCCTCGAAAGACTGGGCGTTGCGGACCATCTGCTCGATCTCATCCTTGGCCAGCCCACTGGACGAGGTGATGGTGATCTTCTGCTCCTTGCCCGTGGCTTTGTCACGGGCGGATACGTTGAGGATCCCGTTGGCGTCGATATCAAACGTGACCTCGATCTGGGGGATGCCGCGGGGCGCCGGCGGGATGCCCACCAGGTGGAACTTGCCCAGGCTCTTGTTGTCCGTAGCCATGGCCCGCTCGCCTTGCAGGATGTGGATCTCCACCGAATCCTGACCGTCAGCGGCGGTGGTGAAGATCTCGGATTTCCGGGTGGGGATGGTGGTGTTGCGCTCGATCAGCCGGGTGAACACGCTGCCCAAAGTCTCGATGCCCAGCGACAGCGGGGTCACGTCGAGCAGGAGCACGTCCTTGACTTCGCCGCCCAGCACGCCGCCCTGGATGGCCGCGCCCACCGCGACGACCTCGTCGGGATTGACGCCCTTGCACGGTTCCTTGCCGAAGAACTCCTGGACCATCTGCTGCACCTTGGGGATCCGGATGGATCCGCCCACCAACACCACTTCGTGAATGTCGGACGGCTTCATCCCGGCGTCGGCCAGCGCCTGACGGCAGGGGGCCAGGGTGCGCTCCAGAATGTCGGCGATCATCTGCTCCAGCTTCGAGCGGCTCAGCTTCAGGTTGAGGTGCTTGGGGCCCGCCGCGTCGGCGGTGATGAACGGCAGGTTGATGTCCGTCTCCTGCATCGAGGAGAGTTCGATCTTCGCTTTCTCGGCGGCCTCCTTAAGCCGCTGCAGCGCCATCTTGTCACTGGACAGGTCGATGCCCTGGTCGCGCTTGAACTCGGTGATGAGCCACTCCATGATCCGCTGGTCGATGTTGTCCCCGCCCAGATGGGTGTCGCCGTTGGTCGACTTGACCTCGACCACGCCCTCGCCCACCTCGAGAATGCTGATGTCGAACGTGCCGCCACCGAAGTCGAAGACAGCGATGGTCTGGTCCTTCTTCTTGTCGAGTCCATAAGCCAGGGCGGCGGCCGTCGGCTCATTGATGATCCGGCGGACGTTGAGTCCCGCGATCTGGCCGGCCTCCTTGGTGGCCTGACGCTGAGAATCGTTGAAGTACGCCGGCACGGTGATCACCGCGTCGGTTATTTTTTCACCCAAATAATCCTCCGCGGCCTGGCGCAGCTTCTGCAGGATCATGGCGGAGATCTCCGGCGGCGAGTACAACTTGCCGTTGATGTCCACCCGGGCATCGCCGTTCTGACCCGCCGTCACCGCGTACGGCACCAGCTTGGTCTCTTGGCCCACCTCGCTGAATTTGCGGCCCATGAACCGCTTGATGGAAAAGACCGTGTTAGCCGGATTGGTGATGGCCTGGCGCTTGGCGATCTGCCCTACCAGGCGTTCATTGTCCTTGGTGAATGCGATGACCGAGGGCGTCAGGCGGCTGCCTTCCGAGTTTTGAATGACCACGGGATTGCCGCCTTCCATCACGCTGACCACCGAATTGGTTGTGCCTAAATCTATGCCGATGATTTTTCCCATGTCGACTTCTCTCCCTCATCAAAATGTCAGGTTCCTTTGTGCAAATAACCTGCCAAACCGGTACTTAGCCGAACTGTATTTTTTACAACAGGTTACCGCTTGGCCCCACAGGCCGTTCTAGGACAAAATGTCTCAAGTGGAGAATTTTTCACCGGTCGCTTCTCATTCTATGGCAGATCCTCTATAATCGGAAGCGTCAATCCGTGACGGAAAGCGGTTGCCATGTCCGATCAATACGATCCCTCGAATCTCGTGAATCTTCTGCGGACCCTTCAGGCGGAAGAGACCAGCCTGATCTTCCAGCTCGTGGCGGACCGCCTGGCCCACGACACCGGCAGCATCCTGCACGCGCTCGCCGGTACCGCCAGCCTGCTGGAGGAGAATCCGGCGGGAGACCAGCGATTGCTGGTCGTGGGTGTGCGTCGGGAAAGCCAGCGGCTGGAGCGCGCCATCGTGCGGCTGTTGGAATTTCTGCGCGGCCTCGATGCGGCACCGACGCGTTTTCGCCCTGCCGATGTGCTGGCATCGCTGGTGCAGGCAACGCAGCCTTATCTGCACGCGCAGGGTGTGCAACTGACTCTGGGCCGGCTCGGTCGGCGGGCGGTTCTCGTGGGACGCCCCGAGCTGTTCATGGAACTGGTCTGGAAGTTCGTGTCGGAGTGCACCGCCTGGGCCGACTCCACCGACGCGCGGCCCCGGCCGGAGGTCCGGATATGCTGGACCGACACCGCCGGCGGCGGCCACCTCCGGTTTCACACCCGCAAGGTGCGGATCCCCGACGAATTCCGGATGCTGATCGCCAAGTCACCGCGCTGTCGCGACATCCTGCTGCAATCGTTTCCAACACCGTGGCTGATCATGGCCGCCCTGATTGACCGGTTCCAAGGCCGCCTGCGCCTGCTGCGCCGGCCGCCGGCCGATTGGACCGTGACCCTGATCTTCAAAGGAGCTCCGCCGCACGATGAGTAACACGTTCGCCATCCTGGTGGTTGATGATGATGAGGCCTCCCGCGTCATGATGATCGAGGCCTTGCGTCGCTCCGGCTACCAGCTCCGCGGCGCCGACAGTGCCGAAGCGGCGCTGGCCCTGCTGGCGCGCGCTCCGGTGGACCTGGTCGTCACCGACGTGCGCATGGGCGGCATGAGCGGGATCGAACTGGTCCGGAAGATCACCGAACGCTATCCGGAAATCCTCGTGATCGTCGTGACCGCCTTCGGCAACAGCGCCGTCACCATCGATGCCATCCGCTCCGGGGCGTTTGATTTCATCTCCAAGCCGTTTCACCCTGACCGGCTGCGGCAGGTGGTCGCCAATGCCGTCGAGAAGCGGGGGCTTCTCCGCGAGGCGGAAACCCTGGAACCGGTGGATACACTCAAGAGCCACGCCAACCAACTCATCGGACAATCCGGCCGCATGATCGATGTATTCAAGCTCATCGGCCGCGTGGCCAACACCGAGAGCACCGTCCTGATCTGCGGCGAGAGCGGCACCGGCAAGGAGCTCGTCGCCCGGGCCATCCATGAAAACTCCTTCCGCCGCGAAAAACCCTTTCTGGCTATCAACTGCGGCGCGCTGCCCGAAACGCTGCTGGAGAGCGAGCTGTTCGGCTATGAGCGCGGCGCGTTCACCGGCGCCGACAAGACACACATCGGCATCTTCGAGGCGGTCCACGGCGGGACCTGCCTGCTGGACGAGATCGGGGAGATGCCTCTGGCCGTCCAGCCCAAACTGCTGCGGGTCCTGCAGGACGGCGAGATCCGACGGGTGGGTTCGACCCGCGAAATCCAGGTGGACGTCCGGATCCTGGCCGCCACCAACCGCCAGTTGGACACGCTGGCGGCCAAGGGCCTGTTCCGCGAGGATCTGTTTTACCGGCTCAACGTCGTCCGGCTCGAGCTGCCGCCCCTGCGCGATCGCAGCGGCGACATTCCGCTGCTGACGGACCATTTTCTGAACCGCTACATGATCCGCAACCGCCGCAAAGGGCTCTCGTTCAGCCACGACGCCCGGCAGGCACTGGAGACGTATCACTGGCCCGGCAACGTGCGCGAGCTGGAGAACGTCGTCGAGTCGGCGGCGACGCTCTCACCCACCAGTGTCATCGGACCGGACAGCCTGCCGCTTAAGGTCCGGACGGCCGGCTTTGAAGACTCTTTCATCGAACGGCAGGTCCCGGCCGCCGCATCCGGCCAGATCATCCCGCTGGCCGAAGTGGAGCGGCTTTACATCCTGCGGGTGCT
This genomic window contains:
- a CDS encoding sigma-54-dependent Fis family transcriptional regulator, which encodes MSNTFAILVVDDDEASRVMMIEALRRSGYQLRGADSAEAALALLARAPVDLVVTDVRMGGMSGIELVRKITERYPEILVIVVTAFGNSAVTIDAIRSGAFDFISKPFHPDRLRQVVANAVEKRGLLREAETLEPVDTLKSHANQLIGQSGRMIDVFKLIGRVANTESTVLICGESGTGKELVARAIHENSFRREKPFLAINCGALPETLLESELFGYERGAFTGADKTHIGIFEAVHGGTCLLDEIGEMPLAVQPKLLRVLQDGEIRRVGSTREIQVDVRILAATNRQLDTLAAKGLFREDLFYRLNVVRLELPPLRDRSGDIPLLTDHFLNRYMIRNRRKGLSFSHDARQALETYHWPGNVRELENVVESAATLSPTSVIGPDSLPLKVRTAGFEDSFIERQVPAAASGQIIPLAEVERLYILRVLRQVNGNKSMAARLLGLDRKTLRLKLKQYGYDGSEDEKE
- the dnaK gene encoding molecular chaperone DnaK, producing the protein MGKIIGIDLGTTNSVVSVMEGGNPVVIQNSEGSRLTPSVIAFTKDNERLVGQIAKRQAITNPANTVFSIKRFMGRKFSEVGQETKLVPYAVTAGQNGDARVDINGKLYSPPEISAMILQKLRQAAEDYLGEKITDAVITVPAYFNDSQRQATKEAGQIAGLNVRRIINEPTAAALAYGLDKKKDQTIAVFDFGGGTFDISILEVGEGVVEVKSTNGDTHLGGDNIDQRIMEWLITEFKRDQGIDLSSDKMALQRLKEAAEKAKIELSSMQETDINLPFITADAAGPKHLNLKLSRSKLEQMIADILERTLAPCRQALADAGMKPSDIHEVVLVGGSIRIPKVQQMVQEFFGKEPCKGVNPDEVVAVGAAIQGGVLGGEVKDVLLLDVTPLSLGIETLGSVFTRLIERNTTIPTRKSEIFTTAADGQDSVEIHILQGERAMATDNKSLGKFHLVGIPPAPRGIPQIEVTFDIDANGILNVSARDKATGKEQKITITSSSGLAKDEIEQMVRNAQSFEADDKRRREQAELRNQVDSLTYSLDKLVRENSAKIDGTLVSQAQELVKESRDKLGSQDPAGLEPLRDRLNSLTQQIATQLYQQASAGAGPAGSPGSGAGPGAGPGGGPSAGPQAGPTDGKNGRDDVVDAEYSEIN
- a CDS encoding HAMP domain-containing histidine kinase, with amino-acid sequence MSDQYDPSNLVNLLRTLQAEETSLIFQLVADRLAHDTGSILHALAGTASLLEENPAGDQRLLVVGVRRESQRLERAIVRLLEFLRGLDAAPTRFRPADVLASLVQATQPYLHAQGVQLTLGRLGRRAVLVGRPELFMELVWKFVSECTAWADSTDARPRPEVRICWTDTAGGGHLRFHTRKVRIPDEFRMLIAKSPRCRDILLQSFPTPWLIMAALIDRFQGRLRLLRRPPADWTVTLIFKGAPPHDE
- the buk gene encoding butyrate kinase — its product is MKILTINPGGVSTKVALYEGRTLLWTEDIQHAEAELKGFTSVLGQFEFRLGVVRAKLAEKGVEPGQLAACVGRGGLFKPLHAGTYRVDAAMLDDIRQGRTKADHPSNLGALLAEAIASPSGIPAFIVDPVSVDEFDHEARLTGLPGLERRSLVHALNVRATAFKAAEKLGRRLADLNLVVAHLGSGFSICPIRAGRIIDVNNANDGGPFSPQRTGTLPVTQLVELAYSGKYPTAKALNDALTKKSGLLAHLGTHDLREVERRIDAGDATAERVLRAMTYQIVKEVGAMSAALDGHVDAILVTGGLAHSKRLSGELQRRLEWIAPVEVFAGENELESLAMGAWRVLSGQEQPSVY